Proteins encoded within one genomic window of Setaria italica strain Yugu1 chromosome IV, Setaria_italica_v2.0, whole genome shotgun sequence:
- the LOC101763106 gene encoding putative 12-oxophytodienoate reductase 5: MVHQEVMPLLTPFKMGRFELSHRVVLAPLTRCRSYGNVPQPHAAVYYSQRATRGGLLITEATGVSATAQGYPETPGIWTQEQVEAWKPIVDAVHRKGALFFCQMWHVGRVSTNDFQPDGQAPISSTDKQISPDAEPGMVYSKPRRLQVDEIPGIVDDFRRAARNAIEAGFDGVEIHGANGYLLEQFMKDGANDRDDEYGGSLENRCRFAVEVVDAVVREVGAQRVGIRLSPFLDYMDCVDSDPAALADYMVRQLNKHEGFLYCHMVEPRMAVVDGRRQIPHRLLPFRKAFNGMFIAAGGYDREEGNKVVTDGYTDLVAYGRLFLANPDLPKRFELGAPLNEYDRSTFYTQDPIVGYTDYPFLDEDSSDLTANDA, translated from the exons ATGGTTCATCAAGAGGTGATGCCGCTCCTGACGCCATTCAAGATGGGGCGGTTCGAGCTCTCCCACCGGGTGGTGCTCGCGCCGCTGACCCGGTGCCGCTCCTACGGTAACGTGCCGCAGCCGCACGCCGCGGTGTACTACTCCCAGCGCGCCACCAGGGGTGGCCTCCTCATCACGGAGGCTACAGGTGTGTCTGCCACTGCGCAGGGGTACCCGGAGACCCCCGGCATCTGGACGCAAGAGCAGGTCGAGGCGTGGAAGCCCATCGTCGACGCCGTCCACCGCAAGGGCGCCCTCTTCTTCTGCCAAATGTGGCATGTCGGCAGGGTCTCCACAAACG ATTTTCAACCTGATGGACAGGCGCCCATTTCAAGCACGGACAAGCAGATTTCCCCAGACGCCGAGCCCGGCATGGTGTACTCCAAGCCGCGGCGGCTGCAGGTGGACGAGATCCCAGGGATCGTCGACGACTTCCGGCGCGCTGCGCGGAATGCCATTGAGGCAGGGTTTGATGGCGTGGAGATACACGGTGCGAATGGGTACCTCCTTGAGCAATTCATGAAGGACGGAGCCAATGACCGAGATGATGAGTACGGTGGAAGCCTCGAGAATAGGTGCCGCTTCGCAGTGGAGGTGGTCGACGCTGTGGTCCGTGAGGTGGGAGCGCAGCGTGTGGGCATCAGGCTGTCACCGTTCCTCGACTACATGGACTGTGTGGACTCTGACCCAGCGGCGCTCGCCGACTACATGGTTCGGCAGCTTAACAAGCACGAGGGGTTCCTCTACTGTCACATGGTGGAGCCTAGAATGGCCGTTGTTGATGGTCGTAGGCAGATCCCTCACAGGCTTTTGCCATTCCGGAAGGCATTCAATGGTATGTTCATTGCCGCTGGCGGATATGATCGTGAGGAAGGCAACAAAGTAGTCACAGATGGCTACACCGACCTCGTTGCTTATGGAAGGCTCTTCTTGGCCAATCCGGACCTACCTAAAAGGTTTGAGCTTGGCGCGCCGCTGAATGAGTATGACCGTTCCACATTCTACACGCAGGATCCAATTGTTGGCTATACGGATTATCCGTTCCTTGACGAAGACAGCAGTGACCTAACTGCAAATGATGCTTAA